From Bicyclus anynana chromosome 7, ilBicAnyn1.1, whole genome shotgun sequence, the proteins below share one genomic window:
- the LOC112043515 gene encoding palmitoyltransferase ZDHHC18-like, which translates to MAGRRVTRKWEVFAGRNRFWCDGRLMTAPHPGVFLLTLALICGTSALHFAFDAPYLAARVSAALPAAGAALCGVTLAALLRTALSDPGILPRALPPEDEPAPPRPPPRAREVLVRGRAVKLKYCFTCKMFRPPRASHCSLCDNCVERFDHHCPWVGNCVGKRNYRHFYLFVVSLAFLAVFVLACAAAHLALLARGAGLGAALRASPASALAAAVCFLAVWSVLGLAGFHTYLASTDQTTNEDIKGAFASRRGAPNTNPYSRGNACANCWHVLCGPLQPSLIDRRGLVLDPRDELPPRFAQALCAQPQLQPPAPAPAPAPAPAPAPAPAPARHAYMNHSLDLDPVPLHEVCLKVGGGSTVGGGGGAAVAAGGALSASRLRLLHDTTMIDAALDLDDPEPPRAPLAPPVPPATRPALALSV; encoded by the exons ATGGCCGGGCGGCGCGTGACGCGCAAGTGGGAGGTGTTCGCGGGCCGGAACCGCTTCTGGTGCGACGGGCGGCTCATGACGGCGCCGCACCCCGGCGTGTTCCTGCTCACGCTCGCGCTCATCTGCGGCACCAGCGCGCTGCACTTCGCCTTCGATGCGCCCTACCTGGCGGCGCGCGTGTCGGCCGCGCTGCCCGCCGCCGGCGCCGCGCTGTGCGGCGTGACGCTGGCGGCGCTGCTGCGCACGGCGCTGTCCGACCCCGGCATCCTGCCGCGCGCGCTGCCGCCCGAGGACgagcccgcgccgccgcgcccgccgccgcgcgcgcgcgaGGTGCTGGTGCGCGGCCGCGCCGTCAAGCTCAAGTACTGCTTCACGTGCAAGATGTTCCGCCCGCCGCGCGCCTCGCACTGCTCGCTGTGCGACAACTGCGTGGAGCGCTTCGACCACCACTGCCCCTGGGTGGGCAACTGCGTGGGCAAGCGCAACTACCGCCACTTCTACCTGTTCGTGGTGTCGCTGGCCTTCCTCGCCGTGTTCGTGCTGGCGTGCGCCGCCGCGCACCTGGCGCTGCTGGCGCGCGGCGCGGGGCTGGGCGCGGCGCTGCGCGCGTCGCCCGCGTCCGCGCTTGCGGCCGCCGTGTGCTTCCTGGCCGTGTGGTCGGTGCTGGGGTTGGCCGGCTTCCACACCTACCTCGCCTCCACCGACCAGACCACCAACGAGGACATCAAGGGCGCCTTCGCGTCTCGCCGCGGCGCGCCCAACACCAACCCCTACTCGCGCGGCAACGCGTGCGCCAACTGCTGGCACGTGCTGTGCGGCCCGCTGCAGCCCAGCCTCATCGACCGGCGCGGGCTCGTGCTGGACCCGCGCGACGAGCTGCCGCCGCGCTTCGCGCAAGCGCTGTGCGCCCAGCCGCAGCTGcagccgcccgcgcccgctcccgctcccgcgcccgcgcccgcgcccgcgcctgcgcccgcgcccgcgcgccaCGCGTACATGAACCACAGCCTCGACCTCGACCCCGTGCCACTGCACG AGGTGTGCCTGAAGGTGGGTGGTGGCAGCACtgtcggcggcggcggcggcgcggcggtaGCGGCGGGCGGCGCTCTCAGCGCGTCCCGCTTGCGCTTGTTGCATGACACCACCATGATCGACGCGGCGCTGGACCTGGACGACCCCgagccgccgcgcgcgccgctggCGCCGCCGGTGCCGCCCGCGACGCGCCCCGCGCTCGCCCTGTCCGTGTGA